TCCTCGCGGGCGTTGGTAAAGGCGATAAACCAATCCCGTAAGGTTTTGGCGTAGTCCAGTCCAATATCCTGTAGATCCCGGATTGAGAAATCACTGGCTTGTTTGATGTGTTGGTTAAGCACCAGTTGCGACGGCAGGAAACCACCAGGAAAAATGTGCTTCTGGATAAAATCGACACCTTTATGGTAACTGTCGTAGCGCCGATCATCGATGGTAATTGATTGCAGCAGCATTAAACCGTCGGCCGTGAGCAGGCTCGCGCATTTATTAAAAAACTGGTTCAGGTAGCGTTTACCCACGGCTTCAATCATTTCAATGGACACCAACTTGGTGTATTGGCCCTCGAGCAAACGGTAATCTTTCTTTAATAAGGTCACCTGGTTTTCCAGGCCCTCACGTTTCACCCATTCTGTGGCGTAAGCATACTGCTCTTCTGAAATTGTCGTGGTAGTCACCTTGCAGCCGAAATGCTTGGCTGCGTGGATAGCCAGACCGCCCCAGCCAGTGCCAATTTCCACTAAGTGGTCATCCGGGGTGAGTTGCAGTTTATGACAAATAGTATGCAACTTATGGTATTGCGCCTCAGCCAGGCTGGCGTGCGGGTCGGGATAAATGGCCGAGGAATACATCATGCTTTTATCCAGAAAACGGCTATACAGGTTATTACCCAGGTCGTAATGTGCTGCGATATTCTTTTTGGCCTGATCCTGAGTGTTGCTGCGCATCACATGCTGGATCTTGTCCATCGGAAACGATAACCAGCTAAAACGATTTTCCCATTTATCGAGAGTCTGCAAATTTCGTGCAAAAATACGAATCACATTCGTCAACTCCGGGCTCGACCAGAGTCCATCGGTATAGGTTTCACCTGATGCAACGCTACCGCCGAGCAAGAGCTTTTTATAGGCTTTAGGCGAGTGTATATTGACCTCGGCATGGAGATCGCTTGCATGATTGCCGCACTGGGCGACTAACTCACCATTTTCTTTTATTACCAGATAACCTTCTGGTAATGCCTGCATTAAACGAATAAAGATTTGGCGGCTGCAACGTTCAATGTAAGAGAACGATAATGGCTGTGCGATGGATGATTCAGTATTGGCCATGATTTATTCCTGACTATTTATCGGATGTGAATAAACTGGCGTGCGTTTTAGCCATAAGCGCAGCGCTTGCCAGTAGATTCCGATGACAGTTCTTAGTGTCATATTAGGGATTGATTTAATTACGCTGCTGAGCGACTTTGAGTTTAAAGGTTTTTGTTCTAAGTGCATCAGCGCGGTGAAATGTTTATTGCCTTTGTAACAGCTCAAGCCCACAGAGAAGGTTGGTGCAGGCGGCTGAATGTGCCATTTATACACCATATCAATGGGATTAAACGGCGACACATGAAATGCTTTTGGTGTGTTAGCCTGGCTGGCTAAATTAACCAAGTAATGATGACGTTCATTCCAAGGCGTGTTACTGACTTCTGCGAGCATGTAGGTAAATACGCCGGTTTGTTTGTCGCGTAGAAAATACAGATTTACCGGGCTGAAATAAAAACCGAAGTGACGCGCCTGCCCAACCAGAAAAACATCCCCGTTGAGCGTGGCACCATCGTCGTTTAAGTCATTCATTGTTAACAGCACTGACTGTTTAAGCGGTATTGACGGATCGCCCAGGTAGTCACTACGGCGAAACTCAAAGGCGGCTCTGCCGGTGTTTGAAAACCCTTTGACTGTGCGCGCCAGGTGATTTACTTCGTCCAGATTTAAGCACATCATGGCAATGTCATAGTCAAAGGCGTGCTGTGTAGGGCGAAATCGCTCGTGGACAACTTTACCAGTGCAGAGTGTGCTTTCCACTACAGTGACGCTCCAAATCGCTGACATACATCGAGGGCAGAGCGCACACCATCTTCGTGAAAACCGTTGTACCAGTATGCACCGCAAAAATGCAGGTGCGCTTTACCACATATCTCAGAGCGTTGTTGCTGGGCATTCACCATCGAGGGGCTGAACTGAGGGTGGGCATAACGATAGGTGCCCAGTACCTTTTCAGCTGCAATGTCCGGCGTATTCAGACTAACGCAATAGGTAGTATCAGATGACAGACACTGCAGTATATTCATGTCATAGGTTACTGCTGCCGGTCGTTTCTGCTCCATGGGATCTCCGGTTAAGCGATAATTCCAGCTGGCCCAGGCCAGTTTTCGCTTGGGTAGTTGTTGGGTGTCATGATGAAGCACCACATCATTCTCTGCATAGCCTATCGCACCTAATATACGCGATTGGGCCTCATTTGGATGCGCCAGCATGGCTAAAGCCTGATCGCTGTGGCAGGCAAAAATGACCTCATCAAAGGTTTCCTGGTTGCCATTGTAGTCTGTTACAACAACGCCGTGACCGTCACTTTCGTTGTGGGCAACCTGCCGGACCGGCGTATTCAGCCGGATATGCTGTTCGAAGGGTTTAACCATTTTGCGCACATATTCTCTGGAACCGCCTTTAATCGTAAACCACTGCGGCCGGTCATTGATATTCAGTAAGCCATGGTTATTGAAAAACTGCAAAAAGAAAGTAAGCGGAAAGGCTTTTGTTTGTTCCAGGCTGGCCGACCAAATCGCTGCACACATAGGATAAATGTAGTGTTCGCTGAATTCGTCGCTAAACTGATGCTCGGCAATAAATGAAGATAAGGTCTCGTTGCTGGTATCCGTATCGCTGTCGAGTACTTCTTTGCACAATGAGTTAAAACGCACGATATCTTTAACAATTTTCCAAAAACGGGGACGAAACAAATTGCGTCTTTGGGCAAACAGCGTATTCAGATTATGGCCGTTATACTCAATATTTGAACCAAGGTGACGAACTGAAAAGCTCATTTGTGTTGGTTGATACTCAACACCCAGTGCAGTGAGCAATTTAATAAAGTTAGGATACGTCCAGTCGTTAAACACGATAAAACCGGTATCAATAGCGGCTTGTTGGTTATTAACCGTGACATCTTTGGTGGCCGTATGACCGCCTATGTAGTCATTGGCTTCATAAACAGTAATTGCATGGTCTTTGTTGAGAAGATAAGCGCAGGTCAGGCCGGATATACCGGAGCCGATAATGGCAATTTTTTTAGTCATACTGCAAACCTGTGAGTCCTGTTGTTATTGTAATTTTGACGATAGCCAAACCTGCATACGCCCCGGTAAACGCGAAAGTGAACGCAGTATGAGGCCAAATACGGTTGGAAAATAAATAGTACTATGCTGTTTTTCTATGCCTTTCAAAAGTGCTTTCGCCGCTTCAGGCGCAGTAATTTTCATCGGCATTTCAAAGTCATTTTTATCGGTTAACGGTGTTTCCACAAAACCGGGTGACACTGATTGCACAATTACATTGCGCTCTTTTAAATCAATTTTCATACTTTCGGTAAAGTAGCGAACCGCCGCTTTGCTCGCACCGTAAGCCTGACTGCGCGTGAACGGCAGCAGGCGTGCCATTGAATCGATGATCACTATCTGGCAACCGGCCTTAGCAGAGGGTAATAAGCCTTTAATACAATTTACGATACCAAAAAAGTTCACTTCGAAAACGCGCCGAAACATATCTGGTTCGAAATCGGGCAAGTCAACGTATTCGCAAGTGCCGGCATTTAACACCGCTATGTCAAAATGAATGTCGTTCAGCGCGGCGGTTACCGAATCAATGTCGGTGACATCAAATTGTAGCGTCGTAATATTACTGCGCTGGTCCAGTTCATTCAGCTTGTCACTGTTTCTGCCGCACGCAATGACCTGATAACCCTGTGCTGCCGCGTGGTTGGCAAGTGCTTCGCCGATCCCTGATGTTGCTCCGGTTATAAGCATGGTTTTCATGATAATAGCTTCTTTTTGATGAATTTAATGATGTGTTTTAACAGCGGAATATGTTCGTATACCATTTCGCCCAAATCATAATAATCCCGGTGATAGAGAATTTTATCGTCGACGACTTTCAATAGGGTAACGCCTGCCAGCTCAATCCAGTTAGGTTTACCGGATAGTTTGAGCTTCATTGTCCACTCCAGAACATCGCTGCAATCCATTGCGGAGCTGGCATTTTGATGGGAATCATTACTGGCTATGTTATGCCAGTTATTGATTTCAAACTGGCATGACTCGGTAGCGTCAAGCAGACCTTTAAAGTATGTATTAACCGCTGTGAGACCGTGATGTGTTGTTACCGGATCAATAAATACAACGTCCTGATGATATATTGATGCTAAATCTTCGATGTCGATCTGCGCCAAATCCCGATATAAGTTAACAAACTGTTCCTTAAACGACACGGTGGTGATTCCAATGGTTGTAATTGTCAATAATACCCACACTATCAGCGGATAGATCATCTTCTATATGTAATTTTGCCTGGTAAGATCCAAAGCCGATGTTGAGGCGTATCTTTGTCATCGTCCAATGAACTCACTTACTGTTAATGAAAATCTATTATGCGTAAAGCTCATATACCATTATTCCCGCTTTCTGCTCATTTACTACCGGGTGGGCACATGGCGCTGCGAATTTTCGAGCCAAGGTATGTACGTATGGTTAAGGAAGCCTGCGCCGGCGACGGTCGTTTCGTGCTTTGTATGCTCAATAGTCGTGGCGAACAAGAGAGTAACCAACATATCTTTGATATTGGCACGATGTGTAAGATTGTCGACTTTGATCTGCTTGAGGATGGTTTGTTAGGTATCAAAGTTGAGGGTCAGTATTGTGTACGCGTGGCAAACATCAAGACAGAAAGTGATGGACTGCGAGTGGGAGAATACGAGCAGATCTCTGACTGGGCCACTAATATAGATGACTCGGCCATTGAGCCTTTACGGGAAAAGCTGGAGGTTATTTACTCGCGGTACCCGGAGATTGCCAAGCTGTATCCGGAATTAAAATTTTCAGAACCACTTTGGGTCATTTACCGATGGTTGGAGTTGCTGCCGGTGGACGCTGAAAATAAACAAGCTTTTCTTAGTGAGCAAAATTGCGACAAGGTGTTAAACTATATAAATAACCTGGTTCGATAATTTTATCTTTTTTTTGATCCAAAGCCGTTTTAGGTGCGTAACAAATGGACACGGAATAAAATCGGACAAAAAAATATGCTTGTTGGAATCCCTTTGGAACACGAGAACAGTGCGATAGAACCGAAAGAATGTGCGACCGAAATGTCGGATTACTTAGTGAAAGTAGCCGAGGACCGCTGCAAGGCATCATTTTCCAGAGTATTTGGTTTTTTTGCGCCTCGATTGCGCTCGTATGCACTGAAGCAGTTAGGTAACGAAGCGCTGGCCATGGAGCTGGTGCAAGACACTATGTCAAATGTATGGCAAAAAGCGCATCTTTTTAATTCCGAGAAAGGTTCCCCGTCGACATGGATTTTCACTATCGCGCGAAACATCCGTTTCGACATGTTGCGCAAAGTGCAAAACAGAAAAGAAGATATTTGTGCAGACGATTTGTGGCCGGTGTTGTGTGAACAAACGCCAGATGCTAACGAAAAGTCACTCGATGAACAGGTAACGCTTGAGCAAATTGGGCATCTTTTTGACTCACTGCCCGACAAGCAGAAAGTCGTAATAGAGTCTATTTATATAGACGGTAAGTCTCAACAAGAAATAGCTGATGATTTGGATATTCCGCTCGGTACTGTAAAATCGCGGACCAGATTAGCCCTTCAGCGCCTTAAAGGTATGTTAAGCGATCATGATTAAGTTTCATCCTAAACCGGAGCTCCTTGAGCAGTTTGTATCGGGTACGTTGTCTCCTGCTGAATCGTTAATGGTATCTGCGCACTGCGATATGTGTCAGTACTGTCAGGGGCAGGTTGAGGCACAAACCGAGGAGTTTGCTGCGCAGCAGTTAGAGCTGGAAGCGGTTAGCGACAGCTATGACCCGCAGTTCGACCTGATGCTGGCGAATATTACTCAGCAACCTGTTGCAGAAACGGTGTATTCAAATGGTCGGCGCTCACGCACGAGTGAGCAGCCGGGTTCTTCCATAGAGCTTGATGGCAGAAAATTTGAACTGCCGAAAACGCTGCACAGACTGGTACAAAAACGCGGAAACTGGTCGTCGCTCGTGGGCAAATTATGGCAGGCGCCAGTGGAGTTAGGTTACGACGGCGTGGCTAACTTTATTTATATGGGTCAGGGCGGTTCAGTTCCTGAGCACACCCATCGCGGCTCTGAGATGACACTGGTAATTAACGGTGAGTTCTCGGATGGCATGAACGATTATGACACGGGCGACTTCATTTACCTAAATGGTGAACACACGCACGCGCCGCACTCCAGTTCACACGAAGGATGTTTAGTATTCAGCATTGTTGATCAGCCCCTTCACTTTACGTCTGGTATTGCCAGATTACTGAATCCTTTCAGCCATCTCTTCTTTAGATAGGATATAACGAGTCCGGTTAACGAATCCCTACCGGGCTCGTTGTGTTAAAGCCGCTGTTGTTATAGCCATAGAGTTTTGCGCTGCTCCAATCAGATACCTCCGCACATTAGCATCATTGTATAGCTTGGTGAAAATTGCTCCCCGGCATGGTTATATTGAATTTCCCTTGCTATGCTGGAACGATCCTGTTCTCAACGCTAAATACAGATGGTTACGCAGCTCATAGTGCAGTTTGGTATTTACTGCTTGTTCCCTCTTATCCTTACCTTCGAAAAAAATCCGCAAACCCGTCGCGTTTCTTTTTATGTTTACATTAGCCTGGTGTTGTTAATGGGCGGCTTCCTGGGCGCCGTTTATCATGCCAACCTGCCTGGCGAGGTCTATATTTCCGGCGGAACACTTGCTTATGGTGGTTTCATCATGGCGGGAGTATTAATGGCATTCATTGAGAATGATGCGTTTATATTACGAAATATCATCCGTCTGGTGGCCATGGTGGGGGTTTTCAAAGTCGCCTTGTTTACCAGTATCGCTCAAACACTGGTCTCATCTGAGGTGGGTAATCCATTAAATACACCGGCAGCGTTATTCGAAATATCAATTCCGCTCATTGCTATTGGCGCGGTGCTGATCATTATTGAGTTGTACACGCTATTTTTTATGTTTGACCGGTTGAAGTCACGCCTGTCCAATTATGCTCTGCTAAGCGCGGCATACTCTTTGTGTTTTGTTTTCGTCATTATTGCTGATGGCGTATTGTTTCCCTTGCTGGCCCTGGATATGAGCGGTGAGGTGTTCACGCTTATTATCGGTAATCTGAGTGGTAAAGTGGTTATTGCTTTATCCTTTGGGTTGTTTTTGTTTTGTTTCATGCTCACAAATAAAACCAGAATGAAAAAAGCCTTGTCAGACCCTCTTGTTGATTGGCGTTTGTTACTTTCCAGTAGCAGTAAAATAGTTGCTACGCTGGAATCAAACGAGCAGCAATTACGCCAGGCAAAAACCGTATTTGAACAAAGCCGCGAAGGCATTGCGGTGCTAAACAAACACTATTGTATCATTAACACCAACAAGGCGTTTCAAACCCTTTTTAATGAACAACAACCTAGCGATTTACATAATCAGAATCTGCTCGATTTGTTTGAGCTGCATGCCCGGCAAGACGCTATCGACGAGCATTTGAAGAAGAGCAGTAGCTGGACAGATGAAGTGGCGTGGCGCGACAACGATAAGCTTCAATACGGCTTGCTAACCCTGGTAGTGGTTGAAAATCGACACCAAGGGCTGACGACTTATACTGCAACATTAACCAATATCTCAGAATTGGTGGAGGCACGAGAGGAACTTCGTCACCTTGCACACCACGATGTGCTGACAAACTTGCCAAATCGTCGTGCACTTCAGATTGAACTGGAATCCGCCCAAAGCTCACTGCGCAACGACGCCACGATTTATGCGTTGTTACTGATAGATTTGGATAACTTTAAGCAGATTAACGACAGCCTTGGTCATTCAATCGGTGATAAGCTGTTAATTCAGATCAGCCGCCGCCTGTCACCTGTATTGCCACCCCAAGCCCGTCTTTTTCGGATCGGTGGAGACGAATTCTCGTTATTTTATAAACAGCCGGCCGAAGCAGCCTCGGTGATACAACTGGCCAATGCGATTCGGTTACAACTGAGTTATCCGTATGATATCGGCTCCTCTGTACCTGTCTACATTGATTGTTGTATCGGTATAAGCTGGTATCCAAATCACGCCCAATCCCTCGCAGAGCTTTATCAACAGGCCGATACCGCTCTGTATTGGGCTAAAGGGTTAGGCAAGGGCACAGTAAAAGTTTATCAGTCAGTAATGACGGAATCGCGGTTATCCACACTGACCATGGAAAGCGCATTACGGGATGCCATTAAAGCCGGGCAAATAAAGGCCTACTTACAGCCAAAGGTGGACATCAGGCACGGTCGGGTGGTGGGCGCCGAAGTCCTCGCCAGATGGATAATGCCCGATGGGCAAAGCATTTCCCCTGACATATTTATTGCGCTGGCTGAAGATACCGGACTCATTGAGCCGCTCACCCAAAGTATTATGCTAAGTGCCTGTGAGGCGTTACAGCAAATAAAACCACTGGTTACCAGTTCGTTTAAATTGGCGGTGAATATCTCCGCCCGTCAGCTAATTAACGATAATTTATGTGCAGACTTAAAAGCGATCATTGATGGGAGTAATTTGTCGGCGAATCACTTTGAACTGGAGCTCACCGAAACGGCGCTGATTGATGTTAATTTAGGAACCCTGGCAACTTTTAAGCTCGCGGGATTTACCCTTGCACTGGACGATTTTGGCACCGGCTATTCGTCATTGTCATACCTGAATAAACTACCTGTCGACACGTTAAAAATTGATAAAAGCTTTATCACCAGTATTCCTGGCGAGCCGTCGAGCTGTAATCTAACCCGCAGCATCATTAAAATTGCCGACGACCTGGGCTGTGATGTTGTTGCCGAAGGTGTTGAAACGGCGCAGCAGCTGCAGTTTTTGGTCGATGAGAAGTGCGCTTATGCGCAGGGCTTTTTATACAGTAAACCCTTGCCGATAACTGAATTTGTCGATTATTTACGAGCCAATCAGCAGCGCAATAAAAAGGGCAGTCAATGACTGCCCTGCGTGGTTCAACGGTTACTGTATGGCTTACCTGATTCAACCAATAAATTCACTGTTCGGATAATTTAACTTAAGTGTTTTCATGGCATTGTCACGCAGCTCTTGCAAATCTAACTGATCATAACTTTCCACCATAATCTCCAGTGCCTGCTGTACCTGGTTTGAATCAGGGTAATGTTCAAGTATATAGCGGCCACGATTGGCGGCGGCAATAAAAGCTTTGCGACGCATGTAGAAACGGGCTATTGAAATTTCATAGCTAGCCAGACGATTTTTAATAAATACCATGCGCTGGCGCGCATCCGCGGCATACTTACTGTCAGGAAATTGCTGAATAAGTCGTCTGAAATCGTCAAACGCCTGTTTCGACTTACTGGGGTCGCGGTCGGTATTGTCGATCCCCACCAACTCCTGAAACAAATTGTTGTCGGCTTCCATGTTGGTCAGTCCGCGCATGTAAAAGGCATAATCGACATCGGAATGATTAGGGTTTAAGCGGATGAAGCGATCAATTGTTGCCAGGGTTTGATCGACTTTAGCTGATTTGTAATAACTGTAAATAAGATCCAACTGAACCTGATGTGACAAGGGGCCGAACGGAAAACGCGAGTCAAGTGCACTCAACGTATCGGCAGCAGCGGCAAAATTACCATTCGCCATGCTTTCTCGTGCTCTGTCATACAGTGCTTGTGCGCCTAAGTTAGCGTTAATCACTTCTTCTTCTTTGTCTGACGATGAGCACCCGGCCAGTGTCAAAATGAGGCCGATAATCAGCGGTGCAAAGCAACGGTTTATTTTCATAGTACTACTAATTCCTGGTACATATTTAAATTTACTGCAGAGCATTACAGTATGTATTGGGGTATTTTAACGTACTCTTAAACGCAAACACCACATAAACTCCAAAAGAAAACGTCCACAGTCTGCAAACCTGTTATAATCTGCCTTTTGTGTTCTCTCTCTTTAGGCGGTTATGGTACAACAAAGTTCACAGGTTTCATTGGCAGCACAAACTGACTACCAACATTTCGGACTCAGGTTAGATCAGGTTGTTGCCGATTTGTTCCCTGAATATTCTCGTTCAAAGCTAAAAGAATGGATTCTGGGCGGTAATGTAACGGTTAATGGCGAAGTGTGCAAAGTTCCTCGTCAAAAAATGACCGGTGATGAGTCGATAGCCGTTGAAGCTGAGATAACTCAGCAGGTTGCTCATAGTGCCCAGGACATCGAGCTGGATATCGTATTCGAAGATGAACATATCCTGATCATCAATAAGCCTGCCGATTTGGTTGTCCACCCAGGCGCCGGCAATCGCGACGGCACGCTGCTCAATGCCTTACTGGCTCATGTTCCTGATATCGACAAGGTACCAAGAGCCGGTATCGTTCATCGCTTAGACAAAGACACCACCGGATTAATGGTAGTGGCTAAAACCATTCCCGCGCAGACCCATCTGGTCGAGCAGTTGCAATCGCGGGTAATGAGCAGAGAATATGAAGCGTTAGCCCTGGGAACCATGGTTGCCGGTGGTGTCGTGGACGCACCAATTGGTCGTCATCAGACCAAACGGACTCACATGGCGGTGCGGGAACAGGGTAAACCGGCCGTGACGCATTACCGGGTAATTGAGAAGTTTCGTGCCCATACTCACTTAAGGCTGAAACTTGAGACCGGCCGGACCCACCAAATTCGTGTTCATATGGCCCATATAAAACACCCACTGGTCGGCGACCCTGCTTACGGTGGACGCTGGCGATTGCCAAAAGGTGCGAGCGAGGAGTTTGCGGATATGCTGCGCTCGTTCAGACGACAGGCACTGCACGCTGCGCAGTTATCGCTTTATCATCCGGAATCCGAGGAGTGGCTATCCTGGCAAGCACCTCTGCCCGAGGATATGGTAGAACTCATTGAAGCGACCCGCGCTGATACGCAGCAGTATGGGCTCGATGAACTTTGAGTTACCGACAGTGGTGCCGCAATGGCCGGCACCACCCAATGTAGTAGCCTACTGCACTACCCGTGATGGGGGAGTGAGTCAGGGGCCCTACCAATCGCTGAACCTTGGCTTTCATGTTCACGACGATCCTGCTGCGGTAACACAAAACCGCAAACGTCTGCCGCACGCCGATAAGCTTCGGTGGCTGGAGCAGATCCATGGTCATGATGTTATCGTCTTACCGAGTACACAGCACACCGCAGATGCCGCGATTAGCCGCACGCCTGAACATTATTGTGCAGTGATGACAGCAGATTGCATACCGCTATTATTGTGCAATAAACAGGGCACGGAGGTGGCAGCGGTGCATGCCGGCTGGCAGGGCTTAAAGGTGAAGATCATCGAGCATACGCTGGCCAGGCTAAGCGCTGATGCGCAAGATGTTTATGCTTGGATAGGACCGGCAATCTGTCAGCAGTGCTACGAAGTGTCGCACCAGGTTGCACAGTATTTTAGTCAGTATCCAGGCGTACTAACGCGTTCGGCCAGCGCCGACAAGTACCTGCTAAACTTACCGCTGGTGGCCGAGTATCAACTTCTGGCCGCGGGCGTTAAAAACATTGTGCAATCCGGGCTATGTACGTACCAGGATGCGCGTTTTTTCTCTCATCGTCAGGCTTCTCACCACCATTGCCAACAGACAGGTCGACAGGTCAGTGTTATCGGCCTCCTCGGCTAACGCCTTATATTTCTGTACAGCTACCAAACTGTCACATAGTATTTATGCCGTACTGAGCAGTTTGCTCTAATGATTGTAACTAGCTAAACAAGGAGATGTTTGTGAACAAACGTCTGAGTTCGTGTTTTTGGGTTTTTTCTCTGTTGTGTGTTGTATCCGGAGCAGTCAGTGCTGCGTCACCGGAACGGTTTAAAGGCCACATGATGTTGCTGGCCGATGATCTATTGGCCGGTCGTGATACCGGAAGTCTCGGGCATGATTTCGCATCGCTGTATATTGCCAGTGAGTTACAAAAAATGGGGGTATCACCCGGCGGTGATAACGGCACTTATTATCAGGTTGTTCCGTTTAAGCAGTCCACGCTGGATATGCAGTCACCCCGGTTAGTGGTGTCTAACGGTAACGAATCCGTTGAATTTGA
This genomic interval from Alteromonas gilva contains the following:
- a CDS encoding SAM-dependent methyltransferase, which produces MANTESSIAQPLSFSYIERCSRQIFIRLMQALPEGYLVIKENGELVAQCGNHASDLHAEVNIHSPKAYKKLLLGGSVASGETYTDGLWSSPELTNVIRIFARNLQTLDKWENRFSWLSFPMDKIQHVMRSNTQDQAKKNIAAHYDLGNNLYSRFLDKSMMYSSAIYPDPHASLAEAQYHKLHTICHKLQLTPDDHLVEIGTGWGGLAIHAAKHFGCKVTTTTISEEQYAYATEWVKREGLENQVTLLKKDYRLLEGQYTKLVSIEMIEAVGKRYLNQFFNKCASLLTADGLMLLQSITIDDRRYDSYHKGVDFIQKHIFPGGFLPSQLVLNQHIKQASDFSIRDLQDIGLDYAKTLRDWFIAFTNAREELEANGYDERFARMWEYYLKYCEGGFLERTISTVQLVLSKPRYVNNLTRQVSG
- a CDS encoding LON peptidase substrate-binding domain-containing protein, which codes for MRKAHIPLFPLSAHLLPGGHMALRIFEPRYVRMVKEACAGDGRFVLCMLNSRGEQESNQHIFDIGTMCKIVDFDLLEDGLLGIKVEGQYCVRVANIKTESDGLRVGEYEQISDWATNIDDSAIEPLREKLEVIYSRYPEIAKLYPELKFSEPLWVIYRWLELLPVDAENKQAFLSEQNCDKVLNYINNLVR
- a CDS encoding outer membrane protein assembly factor BamD translates to MKINRCFAPLIIGLILTLAGCSSSDKEEEVINANLGAQALYDRARESMANGNFAAAADTLSALDSRFPFGPLSHQVQLDLIYSYYKSAKVDQTLATIDRFIRLNPNHSDVDYAFYMRGLTNMEADNNLFQELVGIDNTDRDPSKSKQAFDDFRRLIQQFPDSKYAADARQRMVFIKNRLASYEISIARFYMRRKAFIAAANRGRYILEHYPDSNQVQQALEIMVESYDQLDLQELRDNAMKTLKLNYPNSEFIG
- a CDS encoding ChrR family anti-sigma-E factor; this encodes MIKFHPKPELLEQFVSGTLSPAESLMVSAHCDMCQYCQGQVEAQTEEFAAQQLELEAVSDSYDPQFDLMLANITQQPVAETVYSNGRRSRTSEQPGSSIELDGRKFELPKTLHRLVQKRGNWSSLVGKLWQAPVELGYDGVANFIYMGQGGSVPEHTHRGSEMTLVINGEFSDGMNDYDTGDFIYLNGEHTHAPHSSSHEGCLVFSIVDQPLHFTSGIARLLNPFSHLFFR
- a CDS encoding nuclear transport factor 2 family protein translates to MSFKEQFVNLYRDLAQIDIEDLASIYHQDVVFIDPVTTHHGLTAVNTYFKGLLDATESCQFEINNWHNIASNDSHQNASSAMDCSDVLEWTMKLKLSGKPNWIELAGVTLLKVVDDKILYHRDYYDLGEMVYEHIPLLKHIIKFIKKKLLS
- a CDS encoding GGDEF and EAL domain-containing protein gives rise to the protein MQFGIYCLFPLILTFEKNPQTRRVSFYVYISLVLLMGGFLGAVYHANLPGEVYISGGTLAYGGFIMAGVLMAFIENDAFILRNIIRLVAMVGVFKVALFTSIAQTLVSSEVGNPLNTPAALFEISIPLIAIGAVLIIIELYTLFFMFDRLKSRLSNYALLSAAYSLCFVFVIIADGVLFPLLALDMSGEVFTLIIGNLSGKVVIALSFGLFLFCFMLTNKTRMKKALSDPLVDWRLLLSSSSKIVATLESNEQQLRQAKTVFEQSREGIAVLNKHYCIINTNKAFQTLFNEQQPSDLHNQNLLDLFELHARQDAIDEHLKKSSSWTDEVAWRDNDKLQYGLLTLVVVENRHQGLTTYTATLTNISELVEAREELRHLAHHDVLTNLPNRRALQIELESAQSSLRNDATIYALLLIDLDNFKQINDSLGHSIGDKLLIQISRRLSPVLPPQARLFRIGGDEFSLFYKQPAEAASVIQLANAIRLQLSYPYDIGSSVPVYIDCCIGISWYPNHAQSLAELYQQADTALYWAKGLGKGTVKVYQSVMTESRLSTLTMESALRDAIKAGQIKAYLQPKVDIRHGRVVGAEVLARWIMPDGQSISPDIFIALAEDTGLIEPLTQSIMLSACEALQQIKPLVTSSFKLAVNISARQLINDNLCADLKAIIDGSNLSANHFELELTETALIDVNLGTLATFKLAGFTLALDDFGTGYSSLSYLNKLPVDTLKIDKSFITSIPGEPSSCNLTRSIIKIADDLGCDVVAEGVETAQQLQFLVDEKCAYAQGFLYSKPLPITEFVDYLRANQQRNKKGSQ
- a CDS encoding sigma-70 family RNA polymerase sigma factor — encoded protein: MLVGIPLEHENSAIEPKECATEMSDYLVKVAEDRCKASFSRVFGFFAPRLRSYALKQLGNEALAMELVQDTMSNVWQKAHLFNSEKGSPSTWIFTIARNIRFDMLRKVQNRKEDICADDLWPVLCEQTPDANEKSLDEQVTLEQIGHLFDSLPDKQKVVIESIYIDGKSQQEIADDLDIPLGTVKSRTRLALQRLKGMLSDHD
- a CDS encoding SDR family NAD(P)-dependent oxidoreductase; its protein translation is MKTMLITGATSGIGEALANHAAAQGYQVIACGRNSDKLNELDQRSNITTLQFDVTDIDSVTAALNDIHFDIAVLNAGTCEYVDLPDFEPDMFRRVFEVNFFGIVNCIKGLLPSAKAGCQIVIIDSMARLLPFTRSQAYGASKAAVRYFTESMKIDLKERNVIVQSVSPGFVETPLTDKNDFEMPMKITAPEAAKALLKGIEKQHSTIYFPTVFGLILRSLSRLPGRMQVWLSSKLQ
- a CDS encoding NAD(P)/FAD-dependent oxidoreductase, with translation MTKKIAIIGSGISGLTCAYLLNKDHAITVYEANDYIGGHTATKDVTVNNQQAAIDTGFIVFNDWTYPNFIKLLTALGVEYQPTQMSFSVRHLGSNIEYNGHNLNTLFAQRRNLFRPRFWKIVKDIVRFNSLCKEVLDSDTDTSNETLSSFIAEHQFSDEFSEHYIYPMCAAIWSASLEQTKAFPLTFFLQFFNNHGLLNINDRPQWFTIKGGSREYVRKMVKPFEQHIRLNTPVRQVAHNESDGHGVVVTDYNGNQETFDEVIFACHSDQALAMLAHPNEAQSRILGAIGYAENDVVLHHDTQQLPKRKLAWASWNYRLTGDPMEQKRPAAVTYDMNILQCLSSDTTYCVSLNTPDIAAEKVLGTYRYAHPQFSPSMVNAQQQRSEICGKAHLHFCGAYWYNGFHEDGVRSALDVCQRFGASL
- a CDS encoding DUF1365 domain-containing protein, with amino-acid sequence MESTLCTGKVVHERFRPTQHAFDYDIAMMCLNLDEVNHLARTVKGFSNTGRAAFEFRRSDYLGDPSIPLKQSVLLTMNDLNDDGATLNGDVFLVGQARHFGFYFSPVNLYFLRDKQTGVFTYMLAEVSNTPWNERHHYLVNLASQANTPKAFHVSPFNPIDMVYKWHIQPPAPTFSVGLSCYKGNKHFTALMHLEQKPLNSKSLSSVIKSIPNMTLRTVIGIYWQALRLWLKRTPVYSHPINSQE